The genomic DNA tttacattgatTATCCCTAAGAAATTTctggtttaagtatatatgctgTTCTTGGTCCCATCATCTTTCAACTTAAGGGTTGACAGAAAAGAATCCTTAACTAATTACTAACATGTTTTCAtgacatttttatattttaaaattttcatcagGCTCACAAGCACTGGTTAGTTTTGTGCTGCAGCAGGAATTTCCTGATAACTTCTCATTAGTTGCTGAGGAGGTGAATCTCTGTACTTGTGAATAATAGTTTCAGCAGCATGCATCAgccatcttttttttttacatcatAGAATTCTTCTTTCCTTCTAAATAATGTTTTGGTTTCTCTTTAGGATTCTAAAGATCTTCGCAAGGATGGTGGCCAGGAAATAGTAGAGCGCATTACAAAACTTGTGAACGATTCTCTAACTAGTGATGGATCATACAATGTTACTTTATCCACAGAAGGTGTTCTCAAGGCCATTGACAATGGCAGATCTGAAGGTGGTTCCCAAGGTCGACACTGGGTTTTGGATCCTATAGATGGTACTAAAGGGTGAGCTCTGAAACTTTATATTTGACATAAGTGATTTTGCTTTAGTCATAAAGAAGTTGATGTCTGCTATAATAATTCTTCATGTGCACTGAGTGCATGTTTATGATATGCCGTATCCAACATGAGGTAGTAACTTTCCTTTTCACTCCTTAACTCAGCAATGACTACTGCAGGGGGATGTTTAGGGGCATACCTTAACAGTACTATATGCAAGACAAACCATAATTCTGTCTTGGTCTTGCATGGCCAGGCCTTTGAATTTAGTGCCTTAGAATTAAATGACCGATCATCAACGAACTCTCTCATGTATATAACTTTTGTTTTATCTTTGTTATACATGTTATGTTTGGATTGCTTTGCAATTTAGTGTGAAAGAAATGgctaatctttttatttttgcatAATAATGATCTCTATCTTTTTCCAATTATAAGAAATGATACTTTTTCTCATTGTATGTTCTTTTAGATCAACTTGATGACTTAGTCTATGTTTTTTTGATATTTTACATTGTAGTTTTCTGAGAGGAGATCAATATGCAATAGCATTGGCTTTGCTAGAAGGAGGAAAAGTTGTCCTGGGTGTGCTGGCTTGTCCAAATCTTCCACTAACTTCCCTCAGTGATGCTGGTCAGCATTCTCCAAATAATAAAGTTGGCTGCCTTTTCTTTGCTGTAGTAGGTGGTGGAACTTATATGCAGCCACTTGATGGTTCTTCGGCAGTAAAGGTTATAAcgatttattataattttttgctATTAATCTCAGTATGTATCTGCAACTTCTACAATTATATGGGATCTCCAGGTGCAAGTAAGTGCTGTTGAAAATCCTGAAGAAGCATCATTCTTTGAGTCTTATGAAGCAGCACACTCCATGCATGATTTATCTAGCTTGATTGCCCAGGTACTCTCCCTCTTGCTTTCTCTACATGGATATAAataggtaaaagtatcatggaggtcCCTGGATTAGGAGTCAGATTGTATTTTGCCCCCTCTACTctaaaaatgggcaaattaatccctatgcgttagatcaaagagcaaactagtctttttagttaaaaatttcatccatttgtattgttaaaaaGTGGTGTGGTTGATAGAATAATTAGATAGTGACACATGGCATGTCACATGTACATCATACTGAAGTATATGGATaagtttttaacagtaaaaatgaatGGAATTTATAACAGAAAGACcaatttactttttgatctaacatacatagactaatttgcccattttttgagtaaaggGAAAGACcaatttactttttgatctaacatacatagactaatttgcccattttttgagtaaaggGAGCAAAATACAATCCAACACCTAATACAtggcctccatggtacttttaccaatataaatttaatacatatatatatacacacactaaCGCTTTTGGCTAATGTATTGAAAACGTTGAGATGTAAACAGAAACTCGGCGTCAAAGCACCACCGGTTAGAATTGATAGCCAGGCAAAGTATGGTGCTCTATCCAGAGGAGATGGAGCCATATATCTGCGTCTTCCGCACAAAGGGTATCGAGAAAAAATATGGGATCATGCTGCTGGGTGTATTGTTGTGACTGGTACGTACCAATTCCACTCCATCATCTGCTACTATCTCTCTCAAAGTTAAAATGCGAAGGATTAGTTGGCTGACATTGGTTTATTATTCTGCCCTTTCAGTGTTGGAACCTTTCGGTAAAAATACCATGGAGGTTCTTGTATTAGGAGATAGATTGCATTTTGCCTCCTCTActaaaaaaatgagcaaattagtcgTTGTACATTAGACCAAAGAGCAAATTAgtcttttttgttaaaaatttcatccatttctaatGTTAAAAATTGACATAACTGACAGAATAACCAGACATTGACATGTGACATGCCACTCATGTTGATGCATAGGGTTtggtttttaatagtagaaatgaatgaaatttttacaagATAATCAGTTTGCTCATTGATCTAACATCCAGTGATTCATTTGCCCACTTTTTTagagggggcaaaatgcaatcggACTCCTAGTACAAATACTTTTACCAAACCTTCAACCACTCACCCATCCACTAATCCACCATCTGTTTTCTAACATACCTGTTTGCAACTCATGATTTTCAGAAGCTGGGGGTGTGGTCACAGATGCTGCAGGGCAGCCATTGGATTTTTCAAAGGGAAAGTATCTTGATCTGGACACAGGCATCATTGTCACCAACCAGAAGTTGATGCCATTACTGTTTAATGCTGTTAGAAAATCTATCCAGGAGAAAGCTTCATCTTTGTGATTCATTTTAGAGGCAGGCTTCATCCTTTCCTCATAACTTGCTCTGTTAAGCTCGTTGAAACTTGATTATTTTTGCCTTCAATGCTTGAACTTTTATCATTCTTCTCCCCAATGCTCATAGGAAGATTTACATTTAGCATGCATGAACAAGAATGGGACCAATAAATCTCATCTCTACAATTATGACAATGTAATTTTAGACTAGGAACTTGAAAGCATGGTCCTAGGCTTTGAGCCCTTCTCTTTGTCCAACCTGGCAATTGGGTTTAGGTGTAATTAATTAGATAAAGTAACAGTGTTGTTGAATACAAACGTATTACATTATTACTG from Gossypium arboreum isolate Shixiya-1 chromosome 9, ASM2569848v2, whole genome shotgun sequence includes the following:
- the LOC108454552 gene encoding SAL1 phosphatase-like — its product is MSINWLRFVSPSLKKPPLFHLCHLPPPPSSSSSAVIVAMSYDKELAAAKKAASLAARLCQKVQKALLQSDVQSKNDKSPVTVADYGSQALVSFVLQQEFPDNFSLVAEEDSKDLRKDGGQEIVERITKLVNDSLTSDGSYNVTLSTEGVLKAIDNGRSEGGSQGRHWVLDPIDGTKGFLRGDQYAIALALLEGGKVVLGVLACPNLPLTSLSDAGQHSPNNKVGCLFFAVVGGGTYMQPLDGSSAVKVQVSAVENPEEASFFESYEAAHSMHDLSSLIAQKLGVKAPPVRIDSQAKYGALSRGDGAIYLRLPHKGYREKIWDHAAGCIVVTEAGGVVTDAAGQPLDFSKGKYLDLDTGIIVTNQKLMPLLFNAVRKSIQEKASSL